GCAGCCTAATTTTTCCGGCTGCAGCGGTGCTAATTCCAGCAGAACGTTAAGTTCTGGCAGATAAGAGGATTTTCAACCCTCTTCGCGCTGTCAGAAGGGGGTTTTTTATTTTCATTTTGGGAAAGGAGGGTCTTTATTGATCCGCATCAGAAATCTGACAAAAGTTTACCGCTCGGCTTCGGGGAATGTCAGGGCGCTGGACAACGTCAACCTGGACATAGAAAGAGGCGATATTTTCGGTGTTATAGGCCTCAGCGGCGCCGGCAAGAGTACCCTGCTAAGATGCATCAATATGCTCGAAAAACCCACGTCCGGCTCGATAGAGATAGACGGCGTTGAGATGACCAGGCTTTCCCCCAACGAATTGAAGGAAATGCGGAAAAAAATAGGCATGATATTCCAGCATTTTAACCTGTTGTCATCCAGGACCGTCCGGGGCAATGTGGCCTTCCCCCTGGAGATTGCGGGCCTTGACAGGGAGACGATCAACAAAAAAGTGGAAAATCTTTTAAAACTGGTGGGGCTTTCCGATAAGGCGGAAAGCTACCCGTCCCAGCTATCAGGCGGTCAGAAACAGCGGGTGGGCATAGCCCGGGCCCTGGCCAACGATCCAAAGGTCCTGCTTTGCGATGAGGCGACTTCCGCCCTGGACCCGGAGACGACTCTATCCATTTTGAACCTTTTGAAAGATATCAACAGGCAGCTGGGAATCACAATTGTGCTGATAACTCACGAGATGAACGTCATCAAACAAATCTGCAACAAAGTGGCAGTAATCGAAAAAAGCCGCGTGGTGGAACAGGGGCCCCTTCTCGAAGTATTTTCAAACCCCAAGACGGAAACCGCCCGCAATTTTCTGAAATCCATCACTTTATCTCAACTTCCCGAAGATTTAAAAGATAGGATCAGGAACCTGAACCACGGGCACCTGGAAGGGAAGATTGTCAAAGTCGGCTTTTTCGGGGAAATCACTGCTCAGCCCGTCATATCCGATATCGTAAGAAAATTTGACGTAGACGCGAATATACTCTACGGAAATATCGACCACATCCAGGGTACCCCCTACGGCACTCTCGTGATGGAGCTGCGGGGGAAGAACGGCGGAGTAGGCGAGGCTCTAAAATACCTGAAAGAGCTGAGGCTCGACGTGGAGGTGGTTGAAAATGTCTGAAACTCTCAATCTGCTGCTTTTAGCCACATGGCAGACCGTATACATGGTGGCGGTGTCGGTGCTCATAGCAACGTTCTTCGGGATTCCGCTGGGCGTCCTGCTGATGGTGACCGACAGGGGCCAGATACTGCAAAACGGCCTTTTAAACAAAATCCTGGGCACCGTCGTTAATATCTTTCGCTCCGTGCCCTTTGTAATACTTTTGATAGTGCTCATACCTTTCACGCGTTGGCTGGTAGGAAAGGCCATAGGGACCACCGCGGCCATCGTTCCCCTTTCGGTGGCGGCCATTCCCTTCATGGGCAGGCTCATCGAAACGGCATTGAGAGAGGTAGACCGCGGCGTCATTGAAGCGGCCCAGGCTATGGGGGCTTCACCCTTTCAGATAATAACAAGGGTGCTGATTCCGGAGGCCCTGCCTTCAATAGCCGCGGGAATTACCATAACCACCATAAATCTGGTGGGATATTCCGCCATGGCAGGCGTAATAGGAGGTGGTGGACTGGGAGACCTGGCAGTCAGATACGGATATCAGCGGTTTATGCTCGATATCATGCTTTACACCGTAGCGATTCTGGTTGTTATGGTACAGCTTATCCAGGTTGCGGGAGATTTGTTTGTAAAAAGGCTTTCTAAAAACCGGTAAATCCTATAATTTTCAAACAGGGAGGAGATTGGCATGAAAAAGATTCTGGCAACGGTTTTAATACTGGGCCTAATAGCAGCCCTGGTGGCGGGTTGCGGTGCGAAACAGGGGACCGCTCCCGGACAGTCCCAAAGTCAGGGGGGCGATGCAAAAACCACAATAAAAGTAGGCGCTTCACCGGTACCCCATGCTGAGATTCTAAATGTGGTAAAACCCATTCTCGAAAAAGAGGGGATCACCCTGGAGATCGTGGAGTTTACGGATTATGTGCAGCCCAACCTCAAGCTGGCGGAAAAAGAGCTGGACGGAAACTTCTTCCAGCACATTCCGTATCTTGAGGACTTTTCAAACGAGCATAACCTGGATTTAACGTATATTGCTAAAGTGCATATAGAGCCCATGGGAATATACTCGCAGAAGATTAAAAACCTCGCCGAGTTAAAAGAAGGAGCTACCATTGCCATACCCAACGACGCTACCAACGGCGGGAGAGCCCTGCTGCTCCTGCAGTCGGCCGGATTAATAAAGCTGAAGCCGGATGCCGGCATCAAAGCCACGGTAGCCGACATCGCCGAAAATCCTAAAAATATCAGGATCTCCGAACTCGAAGCCGCCACTCTTCCGAGGGTACTGCCGGATGTGGATGCGGCGGTTATAAACACCAACTACGCCCTGGAAGCGGGACTTGTACCCACTAAAGACGCGCTCTTTATCGAATCGGCGGATTCCCCCTATGTCAACATACTGGCGGTACGCAAGGGTGATGAATCGAGGCCCGAACTCAAAAAATTGGCCGAAGCCCTGAATTCACCGGAAGTCAAAAAATTTATCGAGGAGAAGTACCAGGGCGCCGTCGTGCCCGCTTTTTGAGGCGGGGTGATTTCATTGTCGGTGCTTTACAGCGCCTTCGGCGTTATCGCCGGCACCCCGCTAGATACAAAGATGGGGGTCGATTTCATAAGAAAAAGGGGGTTTGAAGCGGTGGGGAAACCTGCCGCTTCAAACCCCGAAGAACAAAGCATGCTCCAGTTTCTGAATGCTGATGCTCTTACTCGAAAAGTGATCGCCATCATAGGCGATTTCCAAAAACTTGATATAAAAAATGTAATGATTTACTGCAATTCCCTTTCGGCGGCAATAGACCTCGAACTTGTAAAGCATGAATGTTCAGCTGTCAATATTGTAACACCGCTTCAAGTATACCGCAACCTGGCGTCAAGGTACAGGAGGCTGGTGGTCTGGGCAGCCAACGGCCGGTGCCTCCAGACCATTGAAAAAATCCTTTACGAGAATAACCCGGCAATTCAGATCATCGGCGTTTCCTTGCTGCCGGTAATCGTTGCAATTGAAAACCTTGAACGCCCGGAAACTATCGTTAAAAAATTCGATCTTGCGGATCTGGTATTCAAAGGCTTCAACCCGGAGGGGCTGGTTCTGGGCTGCACCCATCTGCCCTATTTGAAAGAAAAGCTTGAAGAAATATTTAGCGCGC
The DNA window shown above is from Thermosediminibacter oceani DSM 16646 and carries:
- a CDS encoding MetQ/NlpA family ABC transporter substrate-binding protein, whose product is MKKILATVLILGLIAALVAGCGAKQGTAPGQSQSQGGDAKTTIKVGASPVPHAEILNVVKPILEKEGITLEIVEFTDYVQPNLKLAEKELDGNFFQHIPYLEDFSNEHNLDLTYIAKVHIEPMGIYSQKIKNLAELKEGATIAIPNDATNGGRALLLLQSAGLIKLKPDAGIKATVADIAENPKNIRISELEAATLPRVLPDVDAAVINTNYALEAGLVPTKDALFIESADSPYVNILAVRKGDESRPELKKLAEALNSPEVKKFIEEKYQGAVVPAF
- a CDS encoding Asp/Glu racemase, which encodes MGVDFIRKRGFEAVGKPAASNPEEQSMLQFLNADALTRKVIAIIGDFQKLDIKNVMIYCNSLSAAIDLELVKHECSAVNIVTPLQVYRNLASRYRRLVVWAANGRCLQTIEKILYENNPAIQIIGVSLLPVIVAIENLERPETIVKKFDLADLVFKGFNPEGLVLGCTHLPYLKEKLEEIFSAPVIDPAEEMLRDPVFAG
- a CDS encoding methionine ABC transporter permease, with amino-acid sequence MSETLNLLLLATWQTVYMVAVSVLIATFFGIPLGVLLMVTDRGQILQNGLLNKILGTVVNIFRSVPFVILLIVLIPFTRWLVGKAIGTTAAIVPLSVAAIPFMGRLIETALREVDRGVIEAAQAMGASPFQIITRVLIPEALPSIAAGITITTINLVGYSAMAGVIGGGGLGDLAVRYGYQRFMLDIMLYTVAILVVMVQLIQVAGDLFVKRLSKNR
- a CDS encoding methionine ABC transporter ATP-binding protein is translated as MIRIRNLTKVYRSASGNVRALDNVNLDIERGDIFGVIGLSGAGKSTLLRCINMLEKPTSGSIEIDGVEMTRLSPNELKEMRKKIGMIFQHFNLLSSRTVRGNVAFPLEIAGLDRETINKKVENLLKLVGLSDKAESYPSQLSGGQKQRVGIARALANDPKVLLCDEATSALDPETTLSILNLLKDINRQLGITIVLITHEMNVIKQICNKVAVIEKSRVVEQGPLLEVFSNPKTETARNFLKSITLSQLPEDLKDRIRNLNHGHLEGKIVKVGFFGEITAQPVISDIVRKFDVDANILYGNIDHIQGTPYGTLVMELRGKNGGVGEALKYLKELRLDVEVVENV